The region AAGTTCCTGTCCTGAATGCTGCAGACCTTGCAGAAACACATCGGACATGCATCCCTGCACCCGTAACATTTGATGCACTTGTTGAACTGACCCAACCAATACTGCAGCCGTTTCTCCTGGGTCAATGTTTCATTTTTTTCCAAACGCTTGCTATGGGAAATCCCCTCAGTTTTTTCTCCCACAACCCATTCCGAGGGATAAGGCTTATAGCACTCGCACGCTTCAGCCAGAGCGGCGGGGCAGGCAATACCTACAGGAGTTACGTGATCCCGGCTCAGCTGATTCCATTTGAAGAGTTCGTTCAATCCCCTTTCGTCACAACCCCTCACCATTACTCCAAGGCGATCTTTGGGGAATCTATGTGCCAGCTTGAGAAGCACCTTGTTCAAGGGATACCGCACATCCCCTACGACGAGATTCTCCAGGTCTGCCATATTCTCTTTGGTGAAGAGATGGGGGGCCGGCTGATTAT is a window of Syntrophorhabdales bacterium DNA encoding:
- a CDS encoding 4Fe-4S binding protein — encoded protein: MAEKVKELLNEGRITGFVGLRKQHNQPAPHLFTKENMADLENLVVGDVRYPLNKVLLKLAHRFPKDRLGVMVRGCDERGLNELFKWNQLSRDHVTPVGIACPAALAEACECYKPYPSEWVVGEKTEGISHSKRLEKNETLTQEKRLQYWLGQFNKCIKCYGCRDACPMCFCKVCSIQDRNFILTGKLPPENPTFHLSRAVHMIGRCIDCGLCEEACPSDIPVRTLYKEVGKIVENLFDYRTGEDTKAKSPLNLLGEPTMDISDVNK